A genomic segment from Nodularia sphaerocarpa UHCC 0038 encodes:
- a CDS encoding tetratricopeptide repeat protein, which translates to MIKLIGIVLSLLLVLGWSTPVLAVSETPSITQAQLEQGDEWAKKALKATNKGDFATAETYWTQIIERFPTNAGAWSNRGNSRVSQNKLQAALTDYNQAIELAPNATDPYLNRGTALEGLGKWLEAIADYNHVLELDPNDPMAYNNRGNAKSGLGQWQDAIADYQKSMEIAPNFAFARANYALALYETGEIDAAIREMKNIVRKYPQFADMRAALTAAYWVNGNQGEAESNWVAAYGLDNRYKDMNWVTNIRRWPPSMVAALDKFLHLQ; encoded by the coding sequence ATGATCAAGTTAATTGGGATTGTTTTAAGTTTGTTGCTTGTGTTGGGCTGGAGTACACCTGTTCTGGCAGTATCCGAAACGCCTAGTATTACTCAAGCACAGTTAGAACAAGGGGATGAATGGGCGAAAAAGGCTTTAAAAGCGACGAATAAGGGTGATTTTGCGACGGCTGAAACTTACTGGACGCAGATTATTGAGCGGTTTCCCACCAATGCAGGCGCATGGAGTAACCGGGGAAATTCGCGGGTGAGTCAGAATAAGTTGCAAGCAGCATTGACAGATTATAACCAAGCGATAGAATTAGCTCCTAATGCCACTGATCCTTATTTAAATCGGGGTACAGCTTTAGAAGGATTGGGAAAATGGCTTGAGGCGATCGCCGATTATAATCATGTACTAGAACTTGATCCCAATGATCCGATGGCGTATAACAATCGGGGTAATGCCAAATCAGGATTAGGACAATGGCAAGATGCGATCGCTGACTATCAAAAATCAATGGAAATTGCCCCAAATTTTGCCTTTGCGCGAGCTAACTACGCCCTCGCCCTTTATGAAACAGGTGAAATCGACGCAGCCATCCGCGAAATGAAAAACATAGTCCGCAAATATCCCCAATTTGCCGATATGCGTGCCGCCCTCACAGCAGCTTACTGGGTAAACGGCAACCAAGGCGAAGCAGAAAGCAACTGGGTAGCAGCTTATGGGCTGGATAACCGTTACAAAGATATGAACTGGGTAACAAATATCCGCCGTTGGCCTCCCAGTATGGTGGCAGCTTTAGATAAATTTTTGCATCTTCAGTAA
- a CDS encoding cytochrome P450 yields the protein MPALQLPDGPKTHPWLQTYRWLTSPLEYMEDCAKNYGDIFTIRVGPLFTPQVFVSNPQAIQQIFSTDPKYLDSGAAAGFKSPLLGNQSLLSLDGKPHQRQRKLLTPPFHGERMLAYGELISQISKGVTNKWQVGETVSVLSSMQAISFQVILKAVFGLAEGPRYEKLKEALIAILNPKKPIFRSMLLMFPSLRRDLGGWSPWGEFLRLRQQIDELVYAEIQERKAQPDSSRTDILSLMMATRDEAGEPMTDVELRDELMTLLVAGHETTATALTWALYWIHHQPQVREKLLQELDTLGENPDPNAIFRLPYLNAVCSETLRLYPVAMLLLSRLVKSPLQIGEYQFEPGTLLIPCVYLTHHREDLYPDSQTFKPERFLERQFSGSEFIPFGGGNRRCIGMAFALFEMKLVLATVLSNWQMELADSQPVLPVRKGLLFGPKGGVQMVIKGKRQQNQLVPETTSV from the coding sequence ATGCCTGCACTTCAACTACCTGATGGTCCCAAAACCCACCCTTGGCTACAGACATACCGATGGCTGACTAGCCCTTTGGAATACATGGAAGACTGTGCTAAAAACTATGGTGATATTTTCACCATCCGCGTCGGACCACTTTTTACTCCTCAAGTATTCGTCAGCAACCCTCAAGCTATTCAGCAGATTTTTAGCACTGACCCCAAATATTTAGACTCTGGTGCAGCAGCTGGGTTTAAATCGCCTTTATTGGGAAATCAATCACTACTATCCCTAGATGGTAAGCCTCACCAGCGACAACGCAAGCTATTAACACCGCCTTTTCATGGTGAACGAATGCTGGCTTATGGTGAGTTAATTAGTCAGATTAGCAAGGGAGTAACTAATAAATGGCAGGTTGGTGAAACAGTTTCGGTGCTGTCATCGATGCAAGCCATTTCCTTTCAAGTAATTTTAAAGGCTGTATTTGGTCTAGCTGAGGGACCACGTTACGAAAAACTCAAGGAAGCTTTAATTGCCATTCTCAATCCCAAAAAACCTATTTTTCGCTCAATGCTGCTGATGTTTCCATCACTGCGCCGGGATTTAGGTGGGTGGAGTCCTTGGGGAGAGTTTCTGCGTTTACGGCAGCAAATTGACGAACTCGTTTATGCTGAGATTCAAGAACGCAAAGCACAGCCTGATTCATCCCGGACTGATATTTTATCTTTGATGATGGCAACTCGTGATGAAGCGGGTGAGCCGATGACTGATGTGGAGTTACGTGATGAGTTGATGACTTTGTTAGTAGCGGGTCATGAAACTACTGCTACAGCACTGACTTGGGCTTTGTACTGGATTCACCATCAGCCGCAGGTGCGTGAGAAATTATTGCAAGAGTTAGACACTTTGGGAGAAAACCCCGACCCCAATGCGATTTTTCGCTTACCTTATTTGAATGCAGTTTGTTCGGAAACACTGCGTCTTTACCCAGTAGCGATGTTGCTTTTAAGTCGATTGGTAAAATCACCGCTACAAATTGGAGAATATCAGTTTGAGCCTGGGACGTTATTAATCCCCTGTGTTTATTTAACCCATCATCGGGAAGATTTATATCCTGATTCCCAGACATTTAAGCCAGAGCGTTTTTTAGAAAGGCAGTTTTCCGGTTCAGAATTTATACCTTTTGGTGGTGGTAATCGTCGCTGTATTGGTATGGCGTTTGCCTTATTTGAAATGAAACTGGTGTTAGCCACAGTGCTGTCTAATTGGCAAATGGAATTGGCGGATAGTCAACCAGTGCTACCAGTACGTAAAGGTTTGCTGTTCGGTCCTAAAGGCGGTGTGCAGATGGTTATTAAGGGGAAGCGTCAGCAAAATCAGCTAGTCCCTGAGACTACTTCAGTTTAA